The following are encoded together in the Kutzneria kofuensis genome:
- a CDS encoding LLM class flavin-dependent oxidoreductase: MTRGTGPRLAVALDGAGWHPAAWRSEDARPTEVFKAGYWLDLVREAEAGTLDFVTFRDSLALPSDGVRGRLDAVLTAARVAPLTSGIGLVPEIVATHTEPFHLSKAIATLDYVSTGRGGVQVSVSSSPEEYRNFGRREFGEDISGEAADYIEVLRRLWDSWEDDAEIRDVATGRFIDREKLHYIDFEGRFFKVRGPSITPRPPQGQPLVTASSGVADSSVDVVYVTPQSREEIGALVEAQHGRQVFADLVVFLDETSQAAADRRARLDSLALLESDALVFTGTPAELAELLLAWHVAGLDGFRLRPAALPHDLTAITRGLVPELRSRGAFRKSYEAPTLRGLLGLDRPANRYVA, encoded by the coding sequence ATGACACGAGGAACTGGTCCGCGACTGGCAGTCGCGCTGGACGGCGCGGGCTGGCACCCGGCCGCCTGGCGCTCCGAGGACGCGCGCCCGACCGAGGTGTTCAAGGCCGGTTACTGGCTGGACCTGGTGCGGGAGGCCGAGGCCGGCACGCTCGATTTCGTCACCTTCCGCGACTCGCTGGCGCTGCCGTCCGACGGCGTGCGCGGGCGGCTGGACGCGGTGCTGACCGCGGCCCGGGTCGCGCCGCTGACCTCGGGCATCGGACTGGTGCCGGAGATCGTCGCCACCCACACGGAGCCGTTCCACCTGTCGAAGGCCATCGCCACACTGGACTACGTGAGCACCGGTCGGGGCGGTGTGCAGGTCTCCGTGTCTTCCAGCCCCGAGGAATACCGCAACTTCGGGCGGCGCGAGTTCGGGGAGGACATCTCCGGGGAAGCCGCCGACTACATCGAAGTGCTGCGCCGGCTGTGGGACAGCTGGGAGGACGACGCCGAGATCCGGGACGTCGCCACCGGGCGGTTCATCGACCGGGAGAAGCTGCACTACATCGACTTCGAAGGCCGGTTCTTCAAGGTCCGCGGCCCGTCCATCACGCCGCGGCCGCCGCAGGGGCAGCCGCTGGTGACGGCGTCTTCCGGCGTCGCCGATTCGTCGGTTGACGTCGTGTACGTGACGCCGCAGTCGCGTGAGGAGATCGGGGCGCTGGTCGAGGCCCAGCACGGCCGGCAGGTGTTCGCGGACCTCGTCGTGTTCCTCGACGAGACGTCGCAGGCGGCGGCCGACCGGCGGGCCCGGCTGGATTCGTTGGCGCTGCTGGAAAGCGACGCGCTCGTGTTCACCGGCACGCCCGCCGAGCTGGCGGAACTGCTGCTCGCCTGGCACGTCGCCGGGTTGGACGGCTTCCGGCTGCGGCCGGCGGCGCTGCCACACGACCTGACCGCCATCACCCGGGGGCTGGTGCCGGAACTGCGGTCGCGCGGGGCGTTCCGCAAGTCGTACGAGGCCCCGACCCTGCGCGGGCTGCTCGGCCTGGACCGGCCCGCCAACCGCTACGTCGCCTGA
- a CDS encoding VOC family protein translates to MPHIGLVAVLVHDYDEAIAFYTDALGFELREDTDQGGGRRWVVVAPPGSTETAILLAKADGPGQQARVGDQTGGRVGLLLNTDDFARDHARMLAAGVEFEEEPRHEPYGSVAVFSDLYGNRWDLIQPVTGTA, encoded by the coding sequence ATGCCGCACATCGGACTGGTCGCCGTGCTCGTGCACGACTACGACGAGGCGATCGCCTTCTACACCGACGCCCTCGGCTTCGAGCTGCGGGAGGACACCGACCAGGGCGGTGGCAGGCGCTGGGTGGTCGTCGCCCCGCCCGGCTCGACGGAGACGGCGATCCTGCTGGCCAAGGCGGACGGCCCCGGCCAGCAGGCGCGGGTCGGCGACCAGACCGGCGGCCGCGTCGGCCTCCTGCTCAACACCGACGACTTCGCCCGCGACCACGCGCGGATGCTCGCCGCCGGTGTCGAGTTCGAGGAGGAGCCGCGACACGAGCCGTACGGCTCGGTCGCGGTGTTCTCCGACCTCTACGGCAACCGCTGGGACCTGATCCAGCCGGTCACGGGTACTGCGTGA
- a CDS encoding coagulation factor 5/8 type domain-containing protein, which produces MSDNEVKTGRGLARRGFLGAALAAAPAVALASNAAAAPTAPPPPAQPKPGDPDLGPNVYVFDGSVPTAQIQSTVDAVYAQQQHAEFGSGRYALLFKPGGYGIDVKLGYYTHVAGLGLQPAAAGITGSCQVLGEAHGNNTLINFWRGAENLNIVPRSGQDTWAVSQATFYRRIYLLGDLKLSDGSWSSGGFIADCQLTGQINSGTQQQWVTRNSVLGSWVGSNWNIVFVGTANAPATTFPTPPVTSVPKSPVIREKPFLYVDSAGAWQVFVPAVRHDAQATSWEAQQPAGTSIPIADFLIVKDGTTVADMNAALAQGKHLLITPGIYHLPESLKVTKPDTVILGLGYATLIPDNGAIAIDVADVDGVHLAGLLIEAGTTESEALIRIGPAGSRRDHSRNPSSLHDVFVRIGGTLPGKTKQSVVVNSNNVIIDNTWLWRADHGSGVGWTSNTVGEGLVVNGDDVVAYGLFVEHHQKTQVQWNGENGRTYFFQNEMPYDPPNQAGWMDGKNRGFPAYAVGDHVRRHEAWGLGSYCIFAVDRTIVADRAIAAPRSPGVRFHSMITFSLGGGQGTIAHVVNTTGGPSDKTTNLAMLTQYP; this is translated from the coding sequence GTGTCCGACAACGAAGTCAAGACCGGCCGAGGCCTGGCCCGCAGAGGTTTCCTCGGCGCGGCATTAGCCGCGGCGCCGGCGGTCGCGCTGGCCAGCAACGCGGCGGCCGCGCCGACCGCGCCTCCCCCGCCGGCGCAGCCCAAACCGGGCGATCCGGACCTCGGCCCCAACGTGTACGTGTTCGACGGCTCCGTTCCCACCGCGCAGATCCAGTCCACGGTGGACGCGGTGTACGCCCAGCAGCAGCACGCCGAGTTCGGCTCCGGCCGATACGCGCTGCTGTTCAAGCCCGGCGGCTACGGCATCGACGTGAAGCTGGGCTACTACACGCACGTCGCCGGCCTCGGCCTGCAGCCCGCGGCGGCTGGCATCACCGGCTCCTGCCAGGTGCTCGGCGAGGCGCACGGCAACAACACGCTGATCAACTTCTGGCGCGGCGCGGAGAACCTCAACATCGTCCCGCGCAGCGGCCAGGACACCTGGGCGGTCTCACAGGCCACCTTCTACCGGCGGATCTACCTGCTCGGCGACCTGAAGCTGTCCGACGGCAGCTGGTCCAGCGGCGGTTTCATCGCCGACTGCCAGCTCACCGGGCAGATCAACTCCGGCACCCAGCAGCAGTGGGTCACCCGCAACTCGGTGCTGGGCAGTTGGGTCGGCTCCAACTGGAACATCGTCTTCGTGGGCACCGCCAACGCGCCGGCGACCACGTTTCCGACGCCGCCGGTCACCTCCGTGCCGAAGTCGCCGGTGATCCGGGAGAAGCCCTTCCTCTACGTGGACTCCGCCGGCGCGTGGCAGGTGTTCGTGCCGGCCGTGCGCCACGACGCGCAGGCCACCAGCTGGGAGGCGCAGCAGCCGGCCGGCACCTCGATCCCGATCGCGGACTTCCTCATCGTCAAGGACGGCACGACCGTCGCCGACATGAACGCCGCGCTGGCGCAGGGCAAGCACCTGCTGATCACGCCCGGCATCTACCACCTGCCGGAGTCGCTCAAGGTCACGAAGCCGGACACGGTGATCCTCGGTCTCGGCTACGCCACGCTGATCCCGGACAACGGCGCGATCGCCATCGACGTCGCCGACGTGGACGGCGTGCACCTGGCCGGCCTGCTGATCGAGGCCGGCACCACGGAGTCCGAGGCGCTGATCCGGATCGGCCCCGCCGGCTCGCGCCGGGACCACAGCCGCAACCCGAGCTCGCTGCACGACGTGTTCGTGCGCATCGGCGGCACGCTGCCGGGCAAGACCAAGCAGTCGGTGGTGGTCAACAGCAACAACGTGATCATCGACAACACCTGGCTGTGGCGGGCCGACCACGGCAGCGGCGTCGGCTGGACCAGCAACACCGTGGGCGAGGGCCTGGTGGTCAACGGCGACGACGTGGTGGCGTACGGGCTGTTCGTCGAGCACCACCAGAAGACGCAGGTGCAGTGGAACGGCGAGAACGGCCGCACCTACTTCTTCCAGAACGAGATGCCGTACGACCCGCCCAACCAGGCCGGCTGGATGGACGGCAAGAACCGCGGCTTCCCGGCCTACGCGGTCGGCGACCACGTGCGCCGGCACGAGGCGTGGGGGCTGGGCAGCTACTGCATCTTCGCCGTCGACCGGACGATCGTGGCCGACCGGGCGATCGCCGCCCCCCGCTCGCCGGGCGTGCGCTTCCACAGCATGATCACGTTCTCGCTCGGCGGCGGGCAGGGCACGATCGCGCACGTCGTGAACACCACGGGCGGCCCGTCGGACAAGACGACCAACCTCGCGATGCTCACGCAGTACCCGTGA
- a CDS encoding TetR/AcrR family transcriptional regulator, producing the protein MAQTETDQPQPIRRGRGRRPAAEVREQVLDAAGELLLTEGMAGFTIEKVAAKAGASRMTIYKWWPSRGALALDGYATKVRTVLEFPDTGDIEADLTAQVLAFTHLLTGTGAGKVIAELIGASQTDPELASAFRERYSAPRRALAVAAMTKAIERGQLRDDIDPQVVVDQLWGACYHRLLIPDEPITDDFAKALVRNVMVGLKR; encoded by the coding sequence ATGGCGCAGACCGAGACCGACCAGCCGCAGCCGATCCGCCGGGGCCGGGGCCGCCGGCCCGCCGCCGAGGTGCGCGAACAGGTGCTCGACGCCGCCGGCGAGCTGCTGCTCACCGAGGGCATGGCCGGCTTCACCATCGAGAAGGTCGCGGCCAAGGCCGGTGCCAGCCGGATGACGATCTACAAGTGGTGGCCGTCCCGGGGAGCGCTCGCACTGGACGGCTACGCCACCAAGGTGCGCACCGTGCTGGAGTTCCCGGACACCGGCGACATCGAGGCGGATCTGACCGCACAGGTGTTGGCGTTCACGCATCTGCTCACGGGAACCGGCGCGGGCAAGGTGATCGCCGAGCTGATCGGCGCCTCGCAGACCGATCCCGAGCTCGCCTCGGCTTTTCGGGAGCGCTACTCCGCGCCGCGGCGGGCACTGGCCGTGGCGGCGATGACCAAGGCGATCGAGCGCGGCCAGCTCCGGGACGACATCGACCCCCAGGTGGTCGTCGACCAGCTGTGGGGGGCGTGCTACCACCGGCTGTTGATCCCGGACGAGCCGATCACCGACGACTTCGCGAAGGCGTTGGTGCGCAACGTGATGGTCGGCCTGAAGCGCTGA
- a CDS encoding SDR family oxidoreductase — MSETRVAIVTGGSGGIGRVVAERLAKDGQTVVVTYAGNPQRAEEAVTAITAAGGTASAFQADVADEQQVAALFEDTEKRYGGIDVVVHTAGIMLLSPLADLDLADFDRMHRTNVRGTFVVDQQAVRRLRPGGALINFSTSVTHIALPNYTAYAATKGAVDGMTLILAKELRGRDITVNAVAPGPTATPLYLDGKDQETIDRMAKFAPLERLGEPADIAEAVSWLAGPARWVNGQVIYVNGGVV; from the coding sequence ATGAGCGAGACCAGGGTTGCCATCGTCACCGGCGGGTCGGGCGGTATCGGCCGCGTCGTCGCGGAGCGGCTGGCCAAGGACGGCCAGACGGTTGTCGTCACCTACGCCGGCAACCCCCAGCGCGCCGAGGAGGCCGTCACGGCGATCACCGCGGCCGGCGGCACCGCGTCGGCGTTCCAGGCCGACGTCGCCGACGAGCAGCAGGTCGCGGCGCTGTTCGAGGACACCGAGAAGCGCTACGGCGGCATCGACGTCGTCGTGCACACCGCCGGCATCATGTTGCTGTCGCCGCTGGCCGACCTGGACCTGGCCGACTTCGACCGGATGCACCGCACCAACGTGCGCGGCACCTTCGTGGTCGACCAGCAGGCCGTGCGGCGGCTGCGCCCGGGCGGCGCGCTGATCAACTTCTCCACCTCGGTCACGCACATCGCGCTGCCGAACTACACCGCCTACGCCGCCACCAAGGGCGCGGTCGACGGCATGACGCTGATCCTGGCCAAGGAGCTGCGCGGCCGTGACATCACCGTCAACGCCGTGGCCCCCGGCCCGACCGCGACGCCGCTGTACCTGGACGGCAAGGACCAGGAGACCATCGACCGGATGGCCAAGTTCGCGCCGCTGGAGCGGCTGGGCGAGCCGGCCGACATCGCCGAGGCCGTGTCCTGGCTGGCGGGCCCGGCGCGCTGGGTGAACGGCCAGGTGATCTACGTCAACGGTGGCGTGGTCTGA
- a CDS encoding TetR/AcrR family transcriptional regulator C-terminal ligand-binding domain-containing protein: protein MRGRRPAALVRGQVLAAAGELLLAEGMGGFTIEKVAARAGSSRMTIYKWWPSKGSLALDGYATVVRHSLEFPDTGDVEADIVAQLLSFVRLVRDSRAGRVIGELIGAAQTDAELGASFRERYSRPRRELAERTLRRGVERGELRSDFDPQVVVDQLWGAVYHRLLVPDEPLTDEFARALVANILPGLRKEKTIVSTPAAIQAFVDATNKADTEAFLAAFTDDAFLDDWGRKFHGHDGVASWNKTDNIGVQAHFELAKVEPAGEADTYTVTMKVRSHRFNGTGTMAIKVRGDKIASLVIS from the coding sequence ATGCGTGGTCGACGTCCCGCCGCCCTCGTCCGCGGGCAGGTGCTCGCCGCCGCCGGTGAACTGCTGCTGGCCGAGGGCATGGGCGGTTTCACCATCGAGAAGGTGGCGGCGAGGGCCGGCTCCAGCCGGATGACCATCTACAAGTGGTGGCCGTCCAAGGGCTCGCTGGCCCTCGACGGCTACGCCACCGTGGTCCGGCACAGCCTCGAGTTCCCCGACACCGGCGACGTCGAGGCCGACATCGTCGCCCAGCTGCTGTCGTTCGTGCGCCTGGTGCGCGACAGCCGCGCCGGGCGGGTGATCGGCGAGCTGATCGGCGCCGCCCAGACCGACGCCGAACTCGGAGCGTCCTTTCGGGAACGCTACTCGCGCCCGCGCCGGGAACTTGCCGAGCGCACCCTGCGGCGGGGCGTGGAACGTGGTGAACTCCGTTCCGACTTCGACCCGCAGGTGGTCGTGGACCAGCTGTGGGGCGCCGTGTACCACCGGCTGCTCGTCCCCGACGAGCCGCTGACCGACGAGTTCGCCCGGGCGCTCGTCGCGAACATCCTGCCCGGCCTGCGCAAGGAGAAGACGATCGTGAGCACTCCCGCCGCCATCCAGGCCTTCGTCGACGCCACCAACAAGGCCGACACCGAGGCGTTCCTGGCTGCCTTCACCGACGACGCGTTCCTGGACGACTGGGGCCGGAAGTTCCACGGCCACGACGGCGTCGCCAGTTGGAACAAGACCGACAACATCGGCGTGCAGGCCCATTTCGAGCTGGCCAAGGTGGAGCCGGCCGGCGAGGCCGACACCTACACCGTGACGATGAAGGTGCGCAGCCACCGCTTCAACGGCACCGGCACCATGGCGATCAAGGTCCGGGGCGACAAGATCGCGAGTCTCGTGATCTCCTGA
- a CDS encoding alpha/beta fold hydrolase, with translation MFVCDDGQGLPVFLLLHGFSGSVRWFDAVTPLLAEHGRVLRVDLRGHGRTGGHDGLDAESQAAAVNGVLDDLGVGQVTAVGHSYGADVALALGRRAAKIVIIGQAPDYSYATFPAGNGLLAAPVLGPLLHRLAPPAAVRKAVSYAFAPGFEFDPALLRDHAATSPAVARAVIVDRRRALAARPLDEQVRDLGVPTLVILGRHDRFYDCVRTAERYRAAGARVEIVPDAGHSPQVERPSQVVDLVLSLHANCSE, from the coding sequence GTGTTCGTCTGCGATGACGGTCAGGGGCTGCCGGTTTTCCTGCTGCTGCACGGGTTCAGCGGTTCGGTGCGCTGGTTCGACGCCGTGACGCCCCTGTTGGCCGAGCACGGCCGGGTGCTGCGCGTGGATCTTCGTGGGCACGGGCGAACCGGCGGTCACGACGGGCTGGACGCCGAGTCGCAGGCGGCGGCCGTCAACGGCGTGCTGGATGATCTCGGTGTCGGACAGGTGACGGCTGTCGGCCATTCCTACGGCGCCGACGTCGCGCTGGCGCTCGGCCGGCGCGCGGCGAAGATCGTCATCATCGGGCAGGCGCCGGACTACAGCTACGCGACCTTCCCGGCCGGCAACGGATTGCTGGCGGCGCCGGTGCTCGGCCCGCTGCTGCACCGGCTCGCGCCGCCGGCCGCGGTGCGGAAGGCGGTGTCCTACGCCTTCGCGCCGGGCTTCGAGTTCGACCCGGCGCTGCTGCGTGATCACGCGGCCACTAGCCCGGCGGTGGCGCGGGCGGTGATCGTCGACCGGCGGCGGGCGCTGGCTGCTCGCCCACTCGACGAACAGGTGCGTGATCTCGGCGTGCCGACGCTGGTGATCCTCGGCCGGCACGACCGGTTCTACGACTGCGTCCGGACGGCCGAGCGCTACCGGGCGGCCGGCGCCCGCGTGGAGATCGTTCCCGACGCCGGCCACAGTCCTCAGGTGGAGCGACCGTCGCAAGTTGTGGATCTAGTGCTTTCGTTGCACGCCAACTGCTCCGAATGA
- a CDS encoding HNH endonuclease family protein, whose translation MAGSRTGVAAGIALFALATLTACNLPATAGGDSGAPLPSDSTQQLASLKIAAAGPMTGYSRDRFGGDWIKQADGCDTRVDVLKAQGKEVKSKGCTVTSGKWISLYDGATVTSPHDLDIDHLVPEAESWRTGAAQWTQAQRVAFANDLDELVAVTAHSNRSKGDQPPPGYMPVQSEWCDYATHWIKVKAKYKLTISQAEHDALTQMLGACH comes from the coding sequence ATGGCTGGCTCACGAACCGGCGTGGCCGCCGGTATCGCCCTGTTCGCCCTGGCAACTCTTACCGCGTGCAACCTTCCCGCCACCGCCGGCGGGGACAGCGGCGCGCCCCTGCCCAGTGACAGCACCCAGCAGCTGGCGTCGTTGAAGATCGCCGCCGCCGGGCCGATGACCGGCTACTCGCGGGACCGCTTCGGCGGCGACTGGATCAAGCAGGCCGACGGCTGCGACACCCGCGTCGACGTGCTCAAGGCGCAGGGCAAGGAGGTGAAGTCCAAGGGCTGCACCGTGACCTCCGGCAAGTGGATCTCCCTGTACGACGGGGCCACCGTCACCTCGCCGCACGACCTGGACATCGACCACCTCGTGCCCGAGGCCGAGTCGTGGCGGACCGGAGCCGCGCAGTGGACGCAGGCGCAACGCGTCGCCTTCGCCAACGACCTGGACGAACTCGTCGCCGTCACCGCGCACAGCAACCGGAGCAAGGGCGACCAGCCGCCGCCCGGCTACATGCCGGTGCAGTCGGAGTGGTGCGACTACGCCACGCACTGGATCAAGGTGAAGGCCAAGTACAAGCTGACGATCTCCCAGGCCGAGCACGACGCGCTGACGCAGATGCTCGGCGCCTGCCACTGA
- the lanL gene encoding class IV lanthionine synthetase LanL yields MPEHSTFPLVELVRAAIPDGSADHWRLRTDDFWCHVSHDDGVRRKQGWKLHLSATPLSAPMVLFRAAEVLLAQGCDFKFAKGLAQVEELTSGRYRRAQAGKFVTVYPADDEQFARIAPLLHEATLGLPGPRIPSDRPYAEHSLVHMRFGAIHGVPVLTNDGSFEARLTDPDGRPVKDERTPWFAPPAWAPPPPVPVPTAVSNGRRVVIDDRFQVDSAIRHSSRGGVYFGTDLATGAKVVLKQARPHVAAQLNGLDARDALRREARMLTELKGLAAELIVLVEHGGDLFLIESVVPGRPLTDEVDAMLRAGAEPYSLARKLIALLRAVHDRGLVFRDLSPANVMALPDGELRLIDPETAARPGELVHRTFTPGFAAPEVLNGKRFEPAPDTAVDRYALGTFLLFLATGAPPALPSDPRDPHDRLRAVVTANDSEAVRRFAPAILGLTRTDPAERWSLDRALASLDGPVSDVATAEPIGTDQLIWDGLKHIESTMDLSAKRLWPTDGFGTGTDACAVQYGAAGVLGVLNQAAKAGYDVPVGDVARWIDERRLDVPKLLPGLYFGRAGTAWALHDAGTLLDDRELRDHAVDMARQFPTRWPNPDICHGSAGHGLLALHLWKAGAGDEFLARASDIADGLLDAATRTDDGVFWPVPDDFDSELAGTWHFGFGHGVAGVGTFLLEAADATGRADLHDVAAEAGATLAKAAVEDPDGGVRWRPDYRRAERSGDLTRHWCSGSSGVGTFLHRLGRHDLAAGAAVAVKAHRWRSSPCVCHGLAGDGEFLLDLGHDVDDLVTVLRTRAVLKAGRAVLPDETQLKFVVNYATGLAGPVGFLLRVRHGGPRPWHP; encoded by the coding sequence ATGCCCGAACACAGCACCTTCCCGCTGGTCGAGCTGGTCCGCGCGGCGATCCCGGACGGCTCGGCCGACCACTGGCGGCTGCGCACCGACGACTTCTGGTGCCACGTCAGCCACGACGACGGCGTGCGCCGCAAGCAGGGCTGGAAGCTGCACCTGTCGGCGACGCCGCTGTCGGCGCCGATGGTGCTGTTCCGCGCGGCGGAAGTGCTGCTGGCACAGGGCTGCGACTTCAAGTTCGCCAAGGGACTGGCGCAGGTCGAGGAGCTGACCTCGGGCCGGTACCGGCGGGCCCAGGCGGGCAAGTTCGTCACGGTCTACCCGGCCGACGACGAGCAGTTCGCCCGGATCGCGCCGTTGCTGCACGAGGCGACCCTCGGCCTGCCGGGCCCGCGCATCCCCTCGGACCGCCCGTACGCCGAGCACAGCCTGGTGCACATGCGGTTCGGCGCGATCCACGGCGTCCCGGTGCTGACCAACGACGGTTCGTTCGAGGCGCGGCTCACCGACCCCGACGGCCGGCCGGTGAAGGACGAGCGCACGCCGTGGTTCGCACCGCCGGCCTGGGCGCCGCCGCCTCCGGTCCCGGTGCCGACGGCGGTGTCCAACGGCCGCCGGGTGGTGATCGACGATCGGTTCCAAGTGGACAGTGCGATCCGGCATTCGTCCCGTGGCGGCGTGTATTTCGGCACCGACCTGGCGACCGGCGCGAAGGTGGTGCTGAAGCAGGCTCGCCCGCACGTCGCCGCGCAGCTCAACGGCCTGGACGCCCGGGACGCGCTGCGCCGCGAGGCCCGGATGCTCACGGAGCTCAAGGGCCTGGCCGCCGAGCTGATCGTCCTCGTCGAGCACGGCGGCGACCTGTTCCTGATCGAGTCCGTGGTGCCGGGACGGCCGCTGACCGACGAGGTCGACGCGATGCTCCGCGCCGGCGCCGAGCCGTATTCCCTGGCCCGCAAGCTGATCGCCTTGCTGCGGGCGGTCCACGACCGGGGCCTGGTGTTCCGGGATCTCTCGCCGGCGAACGTGATGGCGTTGCCGGACGGGGAACTGCGGCTCATCGATCCGGAAACCGCCGCCAGACCGGGCGAACTCGTGCACCGGACCTTCACGCCGGGCTTCGCCGCACCGGAGGTGTTGAACGGCAAGCGGTTCGAGCCCGCGCCGGACACCGCCGTCGACCGCTACGCCCTGGGCACGTTCCTGCTGTTCCTGGCCACGGGCGCGCCACCGGCGCTGCCGTCGGATCCCCGCGACCCGCACGACCGCCTGCGCGCCGTCGTGACCGCCAACGACAGCGAGGCCGTGCGGCGGTTCGCGCCGGCGATCCTCGGCCTCACCCGCACCGATCCGGCCGAGCGCTGGAGCCTCGACCGGGCGCTGGCCTCGCTCGACGGCCCGGTGTCCGACGTCGCCACCGCCGAGCCGATCGGCACCGATCAGCTCATCTGGGACGGCCTCAAGCACATCGAGTCCACAATGGACCTCAGCGCCAAGCGACTGTGGCCCACCGACGGGTTCGGCACCGGCACCGACGCCTGCGCCGTGCAGTACGGGGCCGCCGGCGTGCTGGGCGTGCTCAACCAGGCGGCCAAGGCCGGCTACGACGTCCCGGTCGGCGATGTCGCCCGCTGGATCGACGAGCGGCGGTTGGACGTGCCGAAGCTGCTGCCCGGCCTGTACTTCGGCCGCGCCGGCACCGCTTGGGCGCTGCACGACGCCGGCACCCTGCTCGACGACCGCGAGCTGCGGGACCACGCCGTCGACATGGCCCGGCAGTTCCCGACCCGGTGGCCGAATCCGGACATCTGCCACGGCTCGGCCGGGCACGGCCTGCTGGCGCTGCACCTGTGGAAGGCCGGCGCCGGCGATGAGTTCCTGGCCCGTGCCAGCGACATCGCCGACGGCCTGCTCGACGCCGCCACCAGAACCGACGACGGCGTGTTCTGGCCCGTGCCCGACGACTTCGACTCGGAACTGGCCGGGACCTGGCACTTCGGCTTCGGCCACGGCGTCGCCGGCGTCGGCACGTTCCTGCTCGAAGCCGCCGACGCCACCGGCCGCGCCGATCTCCATGACGTGGCCGCGGAAGCCGGCGCCACGCTGGCGAAGGCGGCCGTCGAAGACCCCGACGGCGGCGTCCGCTGGCGTCCCGACTACCGCCGCGCCGAACGCTCCGGCGACCTGACCCGGCACTGGTGCAGCGGTTCCTCCGGCGTCGGCACGTTCCTGCACCGGCTGGGCCGGCACGACCTGGCCGCCGGAGCTGCCGTCGCGGTGAAGGCCCACCGCTGGCGGTCCTCGCCCTGCGTCTGCCACGGCCTGGCCGGCGACGGCGAGTTCCTGCTCGACCTCGGTCACGACGTCGACGACCTGGTCACGGTGCTGCGGACCCGGGCCGTGCTGAAGGCCGGGCGGGCCGTGCTGCCCGACGAGACCCAGCTCAAGTTCGTCGTCAACTACGCCACCGGACTGGCCGGCCCCGTCGGCTTCCTGCTCCGCGTCCGCCACGGCGGCCCCCGCCCCTGGCACCCCTGA
- a CDS encoding ALQxL family class IV lanthipeptide, with product MEFSLDLDALQQLPAAEAGTITPECTWTCSWTGVTTY from the coding sequence ATGGAGTTCAGCCTCGACCTCGACGCCCTGCAGCAGCTGCCCGCCGCCGAGGCCGGCACCATCACCCCCGAGTGCACCTGGACCTGCAGCTGGACCGGCGTCACCACGTACTGA
- a CDS encoding NBR1-Ig-like domain-containing protein, which produces MTTGRRGRVAMGPEVTVGATGSFAHQLWQLKKAAGDPSYDRMRAELGALASKSALSDAARGHRLPSWDITWEFVRPLAVGVLGQDPRAVRRAWRVKWEAAAAQPDLAVAAIPGDRSTFVSDLDVPDGMAVRAGSRIVKTWMLRNSGTVPWIGRYLRRAASFGPDECVTPEEVPIPATQPGEEVRVSVDVRVAETPGYHQVYWKMVDATGRLLLPGQRAVFFLLRVV; this is translated from the coding sequence GTGACGACAGGACGGCGGGGCCGGGTGGCGATGGGCCCCGAGGTGACGGTGGGGGCGACGGGGTCGTTCGCGCACCAGTTGTGGCAGCTCAAGAAGGCGGCGGGGGACCCGTCCTACGACCGGATGCGGGCCGAGTTGGGGGCGCTGGCGTCGAAGTCGGCGCTGTCGGACGCGGCGCGCGGGCATCGCCTGCCGTCGTGGGACATCACGTGGGAGTTCGTCCGCCCGCTGGCGGTGGGGGTGCTCGGCCAGGACCCACGGGCGGTCCGCCGGGCCTGGCGGGTGAAGTGGGAGGCGGCGGCCGCGCAGCCGGATTTGGCCGTCGCGGCGATCCCGGGCGACCGGTCGACCTTCGTCAGCGACCTGGACGTGCCCGACGGCATGGCGGTGCGAGCCGGTTCCCGCATCGTGAAGACGTGGATGCTGCGCAACTCCGGAACGGTGCCGTGGATCGGTCGGTACCTGCGCCGCGCGGCCTCCTTCGGCCCGGACGAGTGCGTGACGCCGGAGGAAGTGCCGATCCCGGCGACCCAACCCGGCGAGGAGGTCCGCGTCTCGGTGGACGTCCGGGTGGCCGAAACCCCCGGATACCACCAGGTCTACTGGAAGATGGTGGACGCGACGGGTCGGCTGCTGCTGCCCGGCCAGCGCGCGGTCTTCTTCCTGCTGCGGGTCGTCTGA